Proteins encoded by one window of bacterium:
- the pstA gene encoding phosphate ABC transporter permease PstA: MKGSLKTPGEAFVWFTSMGLTIGLSMVVFLLFSIVTNGMKVFWPNKVMHLRLKDGSTVGGTLIKEQTQSTEGGQEEWQIFMGNKDIYGLAFRFLNRQDIVQTAYPKEVMVIERIEYGDAIGVPVLLETKDGNKLESRNSAFQAHLKNVVVQANDRWKDIRLIEKKQIGRINQQMERMQIQKRVLENQKKIDRSKLDQIQKMMEPLQAEYEKLAQKASQLRSGQEQDFLTYRLLDGQEKRLAIGQVVHIHYPNQMGTLERLGYALRKFWLFLSDEPREANTEGGIFPAIFGTFVMTLLLSIAVTPFGVLAAIYLREYAKQGVFVRSVRIAVNNLAGVPSIVFGVFGLGFFVYMVGGTIDRFFFSNYLPAPTFGTGGIFWASMTLALMTVPVVIVATEEALSAVPRGVREGSLACGASKWQTIQRVVLPASAPGILTGLILAMARGAGEVAPLMLVGVVKLAPSLPLDTNYPFLHLDQKFMHLGFHIYDLGFQSPDSEAAKPMVFATTFLLILLVVLLNLGAIVIRERLRKKFATGAF, from the coding sequence ATGAAAGGAAGTTTGAAAACTCCTGGTGAAGCGTTTGTTTGGTTCACATCCATGGGCCTGACCATTGGCTTATCCATGGTTGTTTTTCTTCTGTTTTCGATCGTTACCAACGGAATGAAAGTCTTCTGGCCGAACAAGGTCATGCACCTAAGGTTAAAAGACGGTAGTACAGTCGGCGGCACGTTGATTAAGGAACAGACGCAGAGTACTGAAGGCGGGCAGGAAGAGTGGCAGATATTTATGGGCAACAAAGATATCTATGGTCTGGCATTTAGATTTCTGAATCGCCAGGACATCGTTCAAACTGCTTATCCAAAAGAGGTGATGGTAATCGAACGTATCGAATATGGAGATGCGATCGGTGTTCCTGTACTCCTTGAAACGAAAGACGGGAACAAACTTGAGTCGAGAAATTCTGCCTTTCAAGCGCACCTTAAGAACGTCGTTGTTCAAGCGAATGACCGATGGAAAGACATTCGATTGATTGAAAAGAAGCAGATCGGAAGGATCAATCAGCAGATGGAAAGAATGCAGATACAAAAGCGCGTATTGGAAAATCAAAAGAAAATAGATCGGTCGAAATTGGATCAGATTCAAAAAATGATGGAACCTTTGCAGGCTGAATACGAAAAGCTTGCTCAAAAGGCCTCCCAGCTGCGTTCCGGACAGGAACAAGATTTCTTAACGTACCGTTTGCTTGATGGCCAGGAAAAACGCTTGGCTATTGGACAAGTTGTCCATATACATTATCCGAACCAAATGGGAACTCTGGAACGACTGGGATATGCCTTGCGTAAATTCTGGCTCTTTTTGAGTGATGAACCTCGGGAAGCAAATACAGAAGGCGGCATTTTTCCCGCTATCTTTGGAACGTTTGTGATGACTTTGCTTTTGAGCATAGCGGTGACCCCTTTCGGAGTTCTGGCTGCGATCTACTTGCGGGAGTATGCGAAGCAGGGGGTTTTTGTACGATCTGTCAGGATTGCTGTAAATAACCTTGCTGGAGTTCCATCGATTGTTTTTGGTGTGTTTGGACTAGGCTTTTTTGTATATATGGTAGGTGGAACCATCGACAGATTTTTTTTTAGCAATTATTTGCCCGCGCCCACGTTCGGAACAGGTGGAATTTTCTGGGCGTCGATGACGCTTGCATTGATGACAGTTCCGGTTGTGATCGTGGCCACGGAAGAGGCTTTATCGGCGGTGCCTCGCGGGGTACGAGAGGGTTCTCTGGCGTGCGGTGCGTCTAAATGGCAAACGATCCAACGTGTGGTATTGCCAGCATCGGCCCCAGGGATTCTTACAGGACTAATCCTAGCCATGGCTCGCGGCGCCGGTGAAGTTGCGCCACTGATGCTAGTAGGCGTGGTAAAACTTGCTCCGAGTCTCCCTCTGGATACAAATTATCCCTTTTTGCATTTGGATCAAAAATTCATGCATCTCGGTTTTCATATTTATGACCTTGGTTTTCAGTCGCCCGATTCGGAAGCAGCAAAACCGATGGTGTTTGCTACTACGTTCTTGCTAATTCTGTTGGTAGTGTTGCTGAACCTGGGCGCGATAGTGATTCGCGAGAGACTGCGGAAAAAATTCGCCACAGGCGCATTCTAA
- a CDS encoding ABC transporter permease subunit: MDQLQAIPPPEIPPRQQEPIPEQPTTPTRFLPSKTVLFIDRFMTRFIKIGGISIITAVLGIFLFILWQIMPLFRSAKVKELKTVSVPDKSYRILGIDEWGELPFLVDDTGRISFVDLASGQIQEADPKFPESKNFSAFRYDQLKQEIIFGTTDGFFSILSIGYGTTYENNQRKVVQSLNAGQFSPVGVPGIPIMKIDYGDSGTEKLIAAMQDVNGVVEIHAATFTQTKTLFGSGETTVGSSFNLTSQVGPDPVDLAVNRQGSEIVIATKTGDIFYFTRSGEEVQFVQKFRPFEDTRDSSLKSMDFLLGGVSLVFTNHSGNNRIYSLYIPAGGERRTFGKTKEFEEFPGGADYYAPSMRNKAFLIGTKDTASLRYGTTENIRWQQQLPFTAQLAALGGKYNRLIFLDTAKKLHLYELDDPHPESNIRALFGKIWYEGYSQPSYEWQSTGGTDDFESKLSLVPLLIGTLKGTFYAMLFAIPIALLAAVYTSQFLHPNFRIIVKPTMEIMASLPSVVLGFLAALWLAPILETRVPSILIAVILLPAMALLFGWLWSLLPIRWRVLIRPGYEWIAFVPLFLLTTYVAWILGPVFEQLFFVVTDPSSGQKLADFRRWWVQATGLPFEQRNSLVVGFMMGFAVIPIIFTITEDALSNVPAALRSGSLALGASRWQTAMRIVLPTASAGIFSAIMIGFGRAIGETMIVVMATGNTPIMDFNIFSGMRTLSANIAVELPEAPVEGTLYRALFLGGMVLFLLTFFINTLAEILRQRLREKYKTV, encoded by the coding sequence ATGGATCAACTGCAAGCGATACCACCACCGGAAATCCCACCACGACAGCAAGAACCGATTCCAGAGCAGCCCACAACTCCAACTAGATTTCTGCCGTCCAAAACGGTCCTGTTCATTGACCGTTTTATGACTCGGTTTATTAAGATTGGCGGAATTAGCATTATTACAGCGGTTCTTGGGATCTTTCTTTTCATCCTTTGGCAAATTATGCCTTTGTTTCGCAGTGCGAAGGTCAAAGAATTGAAGACTGTATCCGTTCCAGATAAATCCTATAGGATACTGGGGATCGATGAGTGGGGAGAATTGCCTTTCCTGGTGGATGACACTGGAAGGATTTCTTTTGTTGATCTTGCAAGTGGTCAGATTCAGGAAGCCGATCCTAAGTTTCCGGAATCGAAAAATTTCTCCGCCTTTCGATACGACCAACTAAAACAAGAGATCATCTTTGGAACTACCGATGGATTCTTTTCCATACTTTCCATCGGATATGGAACCACCTATGAAAATAATCAGCGCAAGGTAGTGCAGAGTTTAAACGCGGGACAATTTTCACCCGTAGGTGTCCCAGGTATTCCCATCATGAAAATTGACTATGGCGACTCAGGAACAGAAAAACTGATAGCTGCCATGCAGGATGTCAACGGTGTCGTTGAAATCCATGCCGCTACATTTACCCAAACAAAGACTCTGTTCGGATCGGGCGAAACAACGGTTGGAAGCTCGTTTAACTTAACTTCTCAGGTAGGTCCGGATCCAGTAGATCTCGCAGTAAATCGACAAGGTAGCGAGATTGTAATCGCAACAAAGACGGGAGACATTTTTTATTTCACGCGTTCGGGTGAAGAAGTCCAATTCGTCCAGAAATTCCGTCCATTTGAAGATACGAGGGATTCCTCATTAAAATCGATGGATTTTTTGCTGGGCGGCGTTTCTCTGGTCTTTACAAATCACTCTGGAAATAATCGAATCTACAGTCTTTATATACCCGCTGGGGGAGAACGTAGAACATTCGGTAAGACGAAGGAATTCGAAGAATTCCCCGGTGGCGCTGATTATTATGCGCCGAGTATGCGTAATAAAGCGTTTCTAATCGGAACCAAGGACACCGCCTCATTGCGTTATGGGACAACCGAAAACATTCGATGGCAGCAGCAGCTTCCTTTTACGGCTCAACTTGCTGCACTTGGCGGCAAGTACAATCGTTTGATCTTTCTCGATACGGCAAAGAAACTCCATCTCTATGAGTTAGATGATCCTCATCCTGAATCTAATATTCGGGCTTTGTTTGGAAAGATTTGGTATGAAGGTTATTCACAGCCAAGTTACGAATGGCAGTCCACAGGTGGAACAGATGATTTCGAATCGAAGCTCTCGCTCGTTCCACTACTCATTGGAACTTTGAAGGGAACGTTCTATGCGATGCTATTTGCCATTCCGATCGCCCTCCTGGCCGCTGTTTACACTTCGCAGTTTTTGCACCCCAATTTTCGCATAATCGTAAAGCCGACGATGGAAATCATGGCTTCCCTTCCATCTGTTGTGCTTGGCTTTCTTGCAGCCCTCTGGCTGGCGCCAATTCTTGAAACGCGAGTTCCTTCGATTCTTATAGCCGTTATTTTGTTGCCCGCCATGGCATTGCTTTTTGGCTGGCTTTGGAGCTTGCTCCCCATTCGCTGGCGCGTTTTAATCAGGCCTGGATATGAATGGATCGCCTTCGTTCCATTATTTCTGCTGACAACCTACGTGGCATGGATCTTGGGCCCTGTTTTCGAACAATTATTTTTTGTTGTAACCGATCCTTCAAGTGGCCAGAAATTGGCTGATTTTCGGCGGTGGTGGGTTCAGGCGACCGGACTTCCCTTTGAGCAGCGGAATTCGCTGGTTGTCGGTTTCATGATGGGGTTTGCCGTTATCCCCATTATTTTCACGATTACAGAAGATGCCTTATCGAATGTCCCTGCAGCTTTGCGCTCTGGTTCGCTTGCTCTTGGGGCCAGCCGTTGGCAAACAGCAATGCGCATTGTGTTACCCACGGCTTCTGCGGGAATTTTTTCTGCAATCATGATCGGATTCGGGCGAGCGATAGGGGAAACAATGATTGTGGTGATGGCTACAGGAAACACCCCCATCATGGATTTCAACATATTTTCTGGTATGCGCACGCTTTCTGCGAATATTGCTGTCGAACTTCCTGAAGCGCCCGTGGAAGGGACACTCTATCGGGCGTTATTTCTAGGCGGAATGGTTCTGTTTCTTTTGACCTTTTTTATCAACACGCTTGCTGAAATTTTACGCCAACGCTTGCGTGAGAAATACAAGACGGTGTGA
- a CDS encoding phosphate ABC transporter substrate-binding protein, which translates to MKKQILAVLIAVVFFAPVWVSAQMQVDSKLEGYSPVSGISGNINSIGSDTLNNLMTLWAEGFKAKYPNVKIQIEGKGSTTAPPALIEGTAQFGPMSRQMKPTEIDAFEKKYGYKPTEVKVAIDALAVYAHKDNPITGMTLSQVDGVFSGTYKRGGKNVTKWGQLGLSGEWANKPISLYGRNSASGTYGFFKEVALNKGDYKATVKEQPGSSSVVQGVASDLGGIGYSGIGYKTSGVKAIPLGPAAGKFFEASYENCLNGSYPLARFLYVYINKAPGKSMDKLVGEFVRFMLSKEGQQIVVKDGYYPLPANAVSEVMAKLR; encoded by the coding sequence ATGAAAAAACAAATTTTGGCAGTATTGATTGCTGTAGTTTTCTTTGCACCCGTCTGGGTGAGTGCCCAGATGCAGGTTGATTCTAAGCTAGAAGGTTATTCCCCTGTTAGTGGAATCTCAGGCAATATCAACAGTATTGGTTCCGATACACTCAACAATCTGATGACGCTTTGGGCGGAAGGTTTCAAGGCGAAGTATCCAAACGTAAAAATTCAGATTGAGGGGAAGGGTTCGACGACTGCTCCTCCCGCTTTGATTGAAGGCACAGCACAGTTTGGGCCGATGAGCCGTCAGATGAAACCGACTGAAATCGATGCGTTCGAAAAAAAGTACGGCTACAAGCCGACTGAAGTAAAAGTCGCAATCGACGCACTTGCGGTCTATGCCCACAAGGACAATCCGATTACGGGTATGACTCTGAGTCAGGTTGATGGCGTTTTTTCCGGCACGTATAAACGCGGAGGAAAAAATGTTACAAAATGGGGCCAGTTGGGCTTGAGTGGCGAATGGGCCAACAAACCAATTTCACTGTATGGCCGTAATAGCGCTTCCGGAACTTACGGCTTCTTTAAAGAAGTCGCTTTAAATAAAGGTGATTATAAGGCGACAGTGAAGGAACAACCCGGTTCTTCCTCGGTTGTTCAAGGAGTCGCCAGCGACCTGGGTGGTATCGGCTATTCCGGAATAGGATACAAAACATCCGGTGTTAAGGCCATTCCCTTAGGTCCAGCTGCAGGAAAGTTCTTCGAGGCGTCCTATGAGAATTGCTTAAATGGCAGTTATCCCTTGGCGCGGTTCCTGTACGTATACATAAACAAGGCCCCCGGCAAATCGATGGATAAGCTCGTGGGAGAATTCGTCCGTTTCATGCTTTCCAAAGAAGGACAGCAAATTGTTGTGAAGGACGGTTACTATCCGTTGCCGGCAAACGCTGTATCTGAAGTAATGGCAAAATTGCGGTAA
- the phoU gene encoding phosphate signaling complex protein PhoU, which translates to MTRYFDEELDLLKQTLLRMAGKAEAMIHKSVQALVQRDLALSDEIPHLEDEVNHLQLEIDDRAFKLLALRQPMAHDLRLIIAAMKISGDLERIADQAVNIQENTKVLLQFPLLKPLIDIPKMAEIAMAMLRDSLDAFVESDAPKAREVVTRDDEVDGLKNQVFRELLTYMISDPRTIQVALQLILVARHLERIADHATNIAEDVVYLVEAKDIRHHAEELE; encoded by the coding sequence ATGACGAGATATTTCGATGAGGAACTCGATCTATTAAAACAAACTCTTTTGAGGATGGCTGGAAAAGCCGAGGCAATGATTCACAAGAGCGTTCAAGCCCTTGTACAGCGTGATTTGGCACTCTCCGACGAAATACCTCATCTGGAAGATGAAGTGAATCATTTGCAGCTGGAAATTGATGATCGCGCATTCAAGTTGCTCGCCTTACGTCAGCCAATGGCTCATGACCTCAGGTTAATTATCGCCGCCATGAAAATTTCCGGTGATCTAGAACGAATCGCGGATCAAGCCGTGAACATCCAGGAGAACACTAAAGTCTTGTTACAGTTCCCGCTACTGAAGCCGCTCATTGATATTCCTAAAATGGCGGAGATCGCCATGGCAATGCTTCGTGATTCGCTGGATGCGTTCGTAGAGAGTGACGCGCCAAAGGCTCGCGAGGTCGTAACACGGGATGACGAAGTAGACGGACTTAAAAATCAAGTTTTTCGCGAACTGTTGACGTACATGATTTCCGATCCGCGAACAATTCAAGTCGCTTTGCAATTGATTCTTGTTGCCAGACATTTGGAACGCATCGCTGATCATGCCACAAATATTGCCGAAGATGTGGTTTACCTCGTCGAAGCCAAAGATATTCGCCACCACGCAGAAGAATTGGAATAG
- a CDS encoding metalloregulator ArsR/SmtB family transcription factor — MQNLETIFKTLGDSTRLRILELLKRPGKSACDLVLRSEKGMCACDIQNEIGLSQAAISHHMGLLRRAGLIHAEKRGRWMFYWRNEELLASLAEALAKTV, encoded by the coding sequence ATGCAGAATTTAGAAACGATTTTTAAGACTCTCGGTGATTCAACCCGCCTCAGGATATTGGAGCTTTTGAAGCGTCCAGGAAAAAGTGCTTGCGATTTAGTACTTCGAAGTGAAAAAGGGATGTGTGCCTGCGACATCCAGAATGAAATCGGTTTGTCACAAGCTGCAATATCTCATCACATGGGCTTATTAAGGAGGGCCGGTTTGATTCACGCTGAAAAAAGGGGACGCTGGATGTTTTATTGGAGAAATGAAGAGTTGCTTGCCTCTCTTGCTGAGGCACTCGCAAAAACTGTTTGA
- a CDS encoding DUF5989 family protein, with protein sequence MNWKESLATRFGIVGELILFFWQHKWWWLTPMILVLLVFGILIFFAQSSAIAPFIYTLF encoded by the coding sequence ATGAATTGGAAGGAAAGTCTAGCAACTCGTTTTGGGATCGTGGGTGAGCTCATACTGTTTTTCTGGCAGCATAAGTGGTGGTGGCTCACGCCGATGATTCTTGTGCTTCTCGTCTTCGGCATCCTGATCTTTTTTGCCCAGAGCTCAGCGATCGCGCCGTTTATTTATACGCTGTTTTAG
- a CDS encoding carbamoyltransferase has product MQILGISCYFHDAAAALFRDGVLVAAAEEERFTRKKHDYEYPENAIDFCLRSGGIEARDLDYVVFFEKPFIKFERLLLSSMQTFPHSHKVFREAMVTWFGDKLWIKHLLQNRLSLPPSKIFFSEHHLSHAASAFFCSPFEEAAILTVDGVGEWTTASFGVGKGSDIKLIKEIRFPHSIGLLYSAFTAFLGFEVNEGEYKVMGMAPFGSPKYIDKVHQLIHFGNDGSFELNMDYFSFHYSTDRTYSRRFVDLFGEPRESKSHFFTPSIGFPSYFGEKPSNFDQAGRSNQHYADIAASIQAVTEEAMLRMATALQRETGLNKLCMAGGVALNSVANGKILRETPFEEIYVHPAAGDSGGAIGAAMYMYHSVLGKPRSFVMDHAYWGQQHSAGDIESFLKSENIPYERIEKDEKLLDRVADNLHQGKVIGWYQGRFEWGPRALGNRSILADPRRNDMKDIVNVKIKFREPFRPFAPSVLAEKASEYFDLDNAASHYPARFMLYVVDVRPDKQEILPAITHVDGTGRLQTVKKEFNPRYYSLIEKFGEATGVPVILNTSFNLKGEPIVNTPREAYSTFSRSGMDTLVLENYIIEKQN; this is encoded by the coding sequence ATGCAAATACTCGGGATCTCTTGTTACTTTCATGATGCTGCCGCCGCTTTATTCCGGGATGGCGTCTTAGTCGCCGCTGCTGAAGAAGAGCGCTTCACAAGAAAAAAGCACGATTACGAATATCCGGAAAATGCGATCGATTTCTGCCTTCGTTCCGGTGGAATCGAAGCACGGGATCTCGACTACGTGGTTTTTTTTGAAAAACCATTCATCAAGTTTGAGCGGCTTCTTTTATCCAGCATGCAGACTTTTCCGCATTCGCACAAAGTCTTTCGTGAGGCGATGGTAACGTGGTTTGGCGACAAGCTCTGGATCAAGCATTTATTGCAAAACCGTTTGAGTCTCCCTCCTTCCAAGATCTTTTTCAGTGAGCATCATCTTTCGCATGCAGCCAGCGCCTTCTTTTGTTCTCCTTTTGAAGAAGCCGCGATACTCACCGTGGATGGTGTCGGCGAATGGACAACCGCCAGTTTTGGAGTCGGCAAGGGCAGCGATATCAAACTGATTAAAGAGATCCGTTTTCCCCACTCGATCGGCTTGCTTTACAGCGCGTTCACGGCCTTTCTTGGATTCGAAGTGAACGAAGGCGAATACAAAGTCATGGGAATGGCGCCTTTTGGGTCACCAAAATACATCGATAAAGTTCATCAGCTCATTCACTTTGGAAATGATGGAAGCTTTGAGCTCAACATGGACTATTTTTCCTTTCATTACTCCACGGACCGCACCTACAGCCGCAGGTTTGTGGATTTATTTGGAGAGCCTCGCGAATCGAAGTCCCATTTCTTCACACCGTCAATCGGTTTTCCTTCTTATTTTGGAGAGAAGCCGTCCAACTTTGATCAGGCGGGCCGTTCGAATCAGCATTATGCCGATATTGCGGCAAGCATCCAGGCCGTAACCGAAGAAGCGATGTTGCGAATGGCAACGGCCTTACAGCGCGAGACCGGACTGAACAAACTTTGCATGGCGGGTGGCGTTGCTCTGAACAGTGTTGCGAACGGAAAAATACTTCGTGAGACGCCTTTCGAGGAAATCTACGTTCACCCCGCGGCGGGAGATAGCGGCGGGGCGATTGGCGCTGCAATGTATATGTATCATTCTGTACTGGGTAAACCGCGCTCCTTTGTGATGGATCACGCATACTGGGGCCAGCAGCATAGCGCCGGGGACATTGAATCTTTCTTGAAATCGGAAAACATTCCATACGAGCGGATCGAGAAGGATGAGAAATTGCTGGACCGCGTCGCCGATAATCTGCATCAGGGAAAAGTGATCGGATGGTATCAGGGACGTTTTGAATGGGGCCCGCGCGCTCTGGGAAACCGCAGCATTCTGGCGGACCCGCGCCGAAACGATATGAAAGATATTGTCAATGTAAAGATCAAATTCCGCGAACCGTTCCGGCCCTTTGCTCCTTCTGTTTTAGCGGAGAAAGCAAGTGAATATTTTGATCTGGACAATGCTGCAAGTCACTATCCCGCCCGGTTCATGTTGTACGTTGTGGATGTCCGGCCGGATAAGCAGGAAATTCTGCCTGCCATCACGCACGTGGACGGAACCGGCAGGCTTCAAACGGTTAAAAAAGAATTTAATCCAAGGTACTACAGCCTGATCGAAAAATTCGGAGAAGCAACCGGTGTCCCGGTTATTCTAAATACTTCCTTTAATCTGAAAGGAGAACCGATCGTGAACACTCCCAGAGAAGCCTACAGCACCTTCAGCCGGAGCGGAATGGACACGTTAGTGTTGGAAAATTATATAATAGAGAAACAGAACTGA
- a CDS encoding RNA polymerase sigma factor RpoD/SigA has translation MMQKTRVISKDKSLNRAMRLYLKEISKIPLLTAEEEKALGYRVQSGDKEALQKLIESNLRFVIKIAKKYRKSGLPFLDLINEGNVGLIEAAKRFDPERKVRFTSYAVWWIRQAILHYLSQATQVYRLSPKTANILYRVATTLSKRRSEQNENPTREALALEIGVSLKELNASLEATAGTLSLDHPIDDNGDLTLGDALEQSTIPSAETSSASIFLKEQIERSLGKLSPMEEKVLRLRFGLDDDNPLTLKQIGDKMSLSRERIRQIEAQALNKLRKSSSVGSLASYLN, from the coding sequence ATGATGCAGAAAACCAGGGTGATTTCAAAAGATAAGTCCTTGAATAGGGCGATGAGGCTCTATTTAAAAGAGATTTCAAAGATTCCTTTGCTGACTGCCGAAGAAGAAAAGGCGCTTGGTTACAGGGTGCAGTCAGGAGATAAGGAAGCTTTGCAAAAGCTGATCGAGTCGAATCTGCGCTTCGTGATTAAGATTGCGAAGAAGTACCGGAAGTCCGGACTCCCCTTCCTGGATTTGATCAATGAGGGAAATGTCGGATTGATTGAAGCAGCCAAGCGGTTTGACCCCGAACGAAAAGTTCGTTTTACATCTTATGCCGTGTGGTGGATCCGGCAGGCGATCTTACATTATCTATCGCAAGCGACCCAGGTTTACAGACTGTCGCCGAAAACGGCTAACATTTTGTATCGCGTTGCCACAACTTTATCGAAAAGACGGAGCGAACAAAATGAAAATCCAACCAGGGAAGCTCTTGCACTTGAAATTGGCGTAAGTTTAAAGGAATTAAATGCTTCTCTTGAAGCGACGGCAGGAACTTTATCACTGGATCATCCAATCGATGACAATGGTGACCTGACTCTCGGTGACGCTTTAGAGCAGTCGACAATTCCGTCTGCTGAAACAAGTTCTGCTTCGATCTTTTTGAAGGAACAAATCGAAAGATCGCTCGGCAAACTTTCACCGATGGAAGAAAAGGTGTTAAGACTTCGATTCGGTCTGGATGATGATAATCCACTTACATTAAAGCAGATCGGTGACAAAATGAGTTTGTCCAGGGAACGGATCCGCCAAATTGAGGCACAGGCCCTAAACAAACTGCGAAAGTCCTCCAGCGTCGGTTCCCTGGCAAGTTATCTCAATTAA